A window of Pirellula sp. SH-Sr6A contains these coding sequences:
- a CDS encoding YkgJ family cysteine cluster protein, with amino-acid sequence MSTATLAPLQLLPAKTIDGRKPKREDVPSSEVLCAYCTAKCCRYFAMPIDTPTTEQDLDFIRWYLLHDRASVFIEDETWYLLVHTDCKHLQADHRCGIYETRPQICRDYSTDNCEFDEDAVYEMYFETAEQVAEYMEARFHSSDLSALRSPEPNPLAILS; translated from the coding sequence ATGAGTACCGCAACCCTTGCACCTTTGCAGCTTCTGCCCGCCAAGACAATCGATGGCCGCAAACCGAAGCGAGAGGATGTGCCGTCGAGCGAAGTCCTGTGTGCATACTGCACGGCGAAGTGCTGCCGTTACTTTGCGATGCCGATCGACACACCGACGACCGAACAGGACTTGGATTTCATCCGTTGGTACCTGCTACACGACCGCGCCTCGGTCTTCATCGAGGACGAAACGTGGTACTTGCTGGTTCACACCGATTGCAAACATCTCCAGGCGGATCATCGCTGTGGTATTTACGAGACCCGTCCCCAAATTTGTCGCGACTACTCGACCGACAATTGCGAATTCGACGAGGACGCCGTTTACGAGATGTATTTCGAGACCGCTGAACAGGTAGCCGAATACATGGAAGCGCGATTCCATTCCAGCGACTTGAGCGCGCTCCGATCCCCCGAACCAAATCCGCTCGCTATCCTGTCCTAG